From the Phycisphaerae bacterium genome, the window GGAGATTCGGAGCGAGGTGACGAATTCGCGCGGGCTGCGGCCGGTGTGGGTCTTAAAGAGGCGGCGGAGGGTAGGCGGGCTGAGGTTGAAATGTCTGGCCAATTCGTCGATGGCGGTCTGGTCTGCGCAGTGGTCGGCGAGGAAGGCGAGGATCGGTTCGATTCGTTCGGGGCCGGCGTTAGCCTGATCCGAGCGGCGGGACGATCGGAAGAGGGCGAGGACCATGTGCAGGATGGTGTTTTTGCGATCGAGGATCTCGGCGAGGTCTTCGCGGTGGATATTGGGCTGGAGTCGCCGGTGGGCGTCGGCGACGGCGGCGAGCGGGTCGTCGATGACGGCTCGGTCTTTTGCCAAATAGCCCAGTTGCAGGAGGTTATGGGCTTCGGGGCCGTTCCAGACGACCCAGCGGGTCTGCCATCGGTTTCTGGGCATGTAGAGGTGGGGTTCGTCGGGGAAGAGGATGATGGCCTGGCCGGCGTGGACGGGGAGGGGGCCGGTGGCGGGGGAGAAGAAGTCGCCTTGGCCGGCGTCGACGCGGACGGCTGCGAACTGGCCGAGGATTCGGAGGCGTTTTCGGCCGTAGTCGTTGAAACTGGCACCGATTCGGTCGACCCAGAGGCCGACGGCGCGTTCGGGTCCGGAGGGGGTGCGGAATTGTTCTTCGCGGTGGACGGGCAGGTCGGATGTGATTGAAAAGTCCATAACGGCGACCGCAAAATCCATTGTTGGTGGAATAAGGCACTTATTATCATCGATTTATGGCATGATATCAAGGGTATGGCGGCCCATTGAGGGCGTTGTGTCTGGTCGAAAAGTGCATATCGGTGGATAAAGGAAAGGACGAGACGGATGAACGCTCGTGAACGTTTCCTCGAGACGCTGCGGTTTGGCAAGCCGGATCGGATTCCGTTTTCTCCGGGCGGCGGTCGGGAGTCGACCCGGGCCCGCTGGCACCGGGAGGGTCTGCCGGAGGGCGAGCAGGACATCACGGGGTATGCGTATCGCGCGGCGGGCGGGGTTGAGAAGCTCGATCCGGGGCTTGGATCGTTCCCGATCAGCGAGCGGATGATTCCGGAGTTCGAGGAGAAGGTGATCGAGCGGAAGGAGCGGACGCAGATCGTGCAGGACTGGAAGGGGAACATCTGCGAGATCAGCAATGAGTTCGACACGCGGTACCTGCGCAATGCGTACGATTTTGTGACGCGGCGGTGGATCAAGTGTCCGGTGGAGTCGCGGTCGGACTGGGAGGCGATGAAGCAGCGGTACGACGCGGAGGATCCGTCGCGGCTGGCGGAGGACGCGGCGGAGTTGGGCCGGCGGATGGCGGAGCGGGACTATCCGGTGGGGTTCCATTTTTCGGGGCCGTTCTGGCAGCTTCGCGAGTGGGTGGGGTTTGAGAATTTGTGCATGATGTTTATTGAGGATCCGGATTTCGTTCGGGAGATGCTGGGTTTCTGGCAGGAGTACGTGGCGCGGCTGATCGAGCGGGGGTTGGAGTACGTCAAGCCGGACATGGTGCATCTGTCGGAGGACATGGCGTACAAGAAGTTTTCGATGATATCGCCGGCGATGTGTCGGGAGTTTCTGTTGCCGGTGTGGCAGCGGTGGGGACAGATCGTGCGCGAGGCGGGCGTGCCGATCTACGCGATCGACTCGGATGGGTACATCGGCGAGTTGATTCCGATCTGGATGGAGGCGGGAGTCAATTGCTGCGATCCGATCGAGGTGGCGGCGGGCAACGACATCAACGAGTTTCGTCGGCGGTTCGGGAAGAACATGGCGTATCGCGGCGGCGTGGACAAACGGGCGATGGCCAAGGGCGGCAAGGCGCTGGCGGATGAGTTGGCGCGGATTGAACCGGTGGTTCGCGACGGCGGGTATATTCCCGGCTGCGATCATGGCGTGCCGTCGGATGTTTCGTGGGCGGACTTTGTGGATTATGTGGGGCGGCTGGCGAGGATGACGGGGTGGATGTGAGGAAGAGAGAATTCTGAATTCAGAAGCCAGAAGGTGGAGGTTATGGGGCGAGGGCGACGGAGCCTCGGGGTAGGGGGGCGGGGTCGATGAGGACTTGTGGGGTTGCGGGCCGGTGATTCTGCACGAGTTGGCCGAGGAGTTCGCCGGCGGTCCGGCCGAGTCGTTGCGAGCAGGTCCAGGGGCACCAGACGGTCAGGGGCGGGTCGAGGGCTTCGGGGAGGTGTTGGTTTTCGCCGGTGACGGCGACGACGCTGATGTCCTTTGGGATGGCGAGGCCGGCGCTGCGGATGGCTCGGTAGGCGTTGGCGGCAACGACGGCGTTGAGGGCGACGACGGCGGTGGGCGGTTTTGGGAGGGCGAGGAGTTGTCGCATGGCGTCGAAGCCGCGGCGGTCGGTGAATTCGGTTTCGAAGCGGAACCACTGTTCGTTGGGTTCGATTCCGGCTTCGTTCAGGAATTCACAGAGGCCTTCGACCTGTTGATCGACGGTCCAGTATCGCGGCGAACTGATGTAAGCGATACGTCGGTGGCCCAGGTCGACCAGGTGCTGGGCGATCTGTCGCGCGGCGAGGCGGTGGTTCAGGACAACGATGGGGCCGTCGAGGTGGTCGAGGGGCTGGCTGAACTGGACGACGGGCAGGTTGATTTCGAAGAGCGGCTGGTAGACCTGGTGGGCATCGGGTTCGTAAGGGAGCGGTTCGACGATGGCGCCGGCGGGTTTTCGGTCGAGGATGCGTTTGACGGCTTCGCGTGCGTGCCGCGGGTCGTCGCCGACGTATTCGACGGTGACGCGGGCACCGGCGGCGACGGCGGCCTCTTCGAGGCCGGCGAGGGCGAAGTCGCCGTGATCGTGGCGGTAGCGACAGAGGACGGACCAGTGGAAGGAGGCAACGGTTTTGGGTGCGGCGTGCTGGTCGAGGATGAAGGTGCCGCGGCCAGGGGTGCGGCGGATTTTGCCTTCGTGCTGGAGTTCGAACATGGCCTGGCGGATGGTGCCGCGGCTGACGCTGTGGATTTCCATCAGAAGGTGTTCGGCGGGCAAGGGTTTGTCGGGGGTGAACTCTCCCCGTTCGATCCGCGCCAGTATCCAGTGCTTGACCTGCTGATACTTGGTCGGAGATCGATCATGATGTTCCGCCTTGTGTTCCGGCCCCGACTGACTCATGCTCCCTTGGCTCGTATCTACAACATTTAAGGTATCTCTACAAGCGGATCGCAGGGGTTGTCAACGAGAAACTGCACATGAGTGCAGATATTGTTGTGGAACAAGGATTTCTGATGTAAATTGGCCTGTACAGCCGGTCTAAATGTATAGACATTTGGTGCGTTGAGAGGTGTTGTTGATACGGAGTAATGGGCATGGAGTTAGCAAGACAGCTTCGGCGGAAGATGGCGTTGGGCGAGGTGGTGTTTGGGACGTTCGTGTGTGAGATGAAGACGGCGGGGGTGGCGGCGATACTTCATCGCAGCGGGTTCGACTACTTGATTCTGGACATGGAGCACGGGTTGTACGACCCGGATCAGGCGGGGCGGATTATTGATTCGGCGAAGCGGCACGGCATTTGCACAATCGTTCGGGTACCGTGGCATGAGCCGGGGATGATCAGCCGGATTCTGGACGCCGGGGCGGAGGGGATTCTGGTGCCGATGATCCGAACGATGGAGGAGGTGGATCGTGCGGTGTCGGCGGCGAAGTACGCGCCGGTCGGTCGGCGGGGGCTGCATCCGATCCGGCCGCACACGGATTTCGTTGCTCCGGCGAGCATGGAAACGTACTGCCGGGAGGCCAACGCGAATTTGATTCTGGGCATTCAGGTTGAGACGTGCGCCGCGGTGGAGCTGATCGAACCCATCGCGGCGAATCCGGGGGTGGACATGGTGTTCGTAGGTCCGGGGGACCTGTCGGCTGAGATGGGGAATTTCCAGGGGCTTTCGCATCCGGACGTGCTCGAGGTGGTGCGGCGGGTCGCGCGGGCGTGCGACGCGCACGGGAAGATCGCGTCGAGTCATTCGGGCAGTTTTGAGGACATTCGCCGGGTGGCCGAGGTGGGGGTGAAGATGATCAGCAATTCGGATGAGATGACGCGGTTCCACGAGGGGGCGTCGGGGTTTATCGCAGGGGCGCGGGAGGCGTTGGGGGGGTAGGAGAGACGGGCAGGTTCGGTCGTTTGCGGGCTTGTGCCGGGCGAGGCCGGGACCGGCTGGTTACGCGTCTGGAGATTCCATCTTGACGCGGGGGTGTGGTTTGCGTTACACTTAGACCGGTTTAATAGGCATATGAGTGGTTACTGTTTCGGTTTATCAAGGTTTGGACGATGATCAGCCGGGCTCGGCTTATCGACGTGGCGCGGGAGTGCGGGGTATCGAAGGCGACGGTGAGCCGGATTCTGAACGATCCGGGCGAGCGCGATCCGTTCAATAAGGTGACGCGTCGGCGGGTGGTGGAGACGGCTCGACGGCTGGGGTATCAGCCGAGCCATCGGGCGCGGGCGTTTGCGCGGGGTCGGAGCGAGGCGATCGGGGTGCTGTACGGGGGTGCGCTGCCGACGGTGGGGCACGTGTACGAGAGCTTCTTTGCGAGCTTTGTGGAGGAGGTGCATCGGCGAGCCTGTCACCTCGCGTTTCTTCCCGCCCGGTACGCGATGGAGGACTGGGATCGTCTGGTGTTACCGGAACGGGTGGATGCCCTGGTGGCGGTGGAGGCCGTTGATCCGGAGTGCGTGGTTCGGGCGGAGCGGGCCGGGTTGCCCCTGGTCACGTGCAACGCGGATCCCTCGGCGGAGCACGATTCGGTGGTATTTGACGACTATCAGGGGGCGTGCCTGGCGACGCAGCACCTTCTGGACCTGGGGCATCGGGACATTCGGTTCTGGCTGGTCGATTCGGGCCATTACAGCGTGGAACAGCGTTGCCGTGGTTTTGCCGATACGATGGCGCGTGCGGGCGTGGACGTTGGCGGCGAGAGGGTTTTTCGGACGGAGAACACGCAGGCATTGCCGTTTGTTGAGAGGTGTCTGGCGTGCCGGCCGCGGCCGACGGGCCTGTTGGTCTACAACCATTACCAAGCGGTCGAGGTGCTGAAGGTGCTGCATGGGCGCGGCGTTCGGGTTCCGCGGGAGATGAGCGTGGTGACGTTCAATGACGCGTATCCCTGCGAGCACGTGATTCCGCCGTTGACGACGGTGCATCTGCCGTTCGACCGGATGGGTCGGATCGCGGCGGAGATGGTGTTTCGGAAGATCGACGACCGGGATTCCCGCTGTGAGCGTGTGGTTCTGCCCGAGAGGCTGGTGGTTCGCGAGTCGAGCGCCGCCGCTTCGGCGGTGCGTTCGGAGGAGGCATCCGATGAGGAGTAGGAGTTTCACGCTGATCGAGCTTCTGGTGGTGATTGCCATCATTTCCGTGTTGGTTTCGCTGCTGTTGCCGGCGTTGTCGCGGGCTCGCGATGCGGCCCGGCAGGTGGTGTGCGAGAACAACCTGCGGACGATGGGCATGGGCCTTCGGTATTACGCGGAGGACTATGAGGACGCGGTGATGCCGTGGCGGATCATCCGGAGCAGTCCGGCTTCGGGCGATCCGTACGGGAACAGCGAGTGTTGGTATCCGCGTCTGGCGGGATACGTGAAGGACGGGAACTGGTGGGACGTCGATCCGGGCACGGATCCGAGCGTGTGTCCGAGCTGGCCGAGCAATCGGAGTTACGCGATGAACCGGTACAGCGGGCAGTGCTACGATACGGGGGAGAGCGACGGGAGTTGCCCGTGGCCGGGGAAGGTATCGGGGCTGTTGTGCCCGAGCGAGACGCTGTACCTGGCGGACGGCAATCCGCTTCGCAACGGGAGCAACTGGCGGTGGGCGTGCTATGAGGCCCACGAGTGGAATCTTTTGGACCGGGTGGATGATTTGCGTCATCCGAGCGGGGCGGGCATGCTGTACGTGGACGGGCACGTGAGTGTTAATCACGAGGGGGTCACGCGGTTTGACGCCGCGCTGTGGCATTTTCTGAGGAACTGACGGGTGCGGACGGTCGAGGCGAGCCGGTCAGACCGTCCGGTCGTCGGGCCGGCAGGAGCTGGGCGTCGGTATTAAAGGCGGCCGGGCGGAGGTACTGAATGTCAAGTTCACACAAGCTGTCAGCCTCGGACGTTGTTGTGTTCATTTCGCTCGTTGCCACCGTCACATCGAGCGGCCGGGTGGCTTCGGGTGCGACGTTTGTGAAGGGTGAGAGCCAACGGCGGGTGGCCGATCTGTCGGGCGAGTGGGAGTTTCAGCCGGTCTGGCGGAAGCAGCTTGGATATCCGCCCGACGCGGCGGGCTGGAAGACGATCACGGTCCCGAATCCGTGGGGCGCCCGGAGCGACTGGCAGCGTCTGTCGGGCGAGCCGCCGGCGGAGTGGGACGAGACGTACGGTGACGGGTGCTTTGACGGGCCGGGCAACAGCCTTCCGTTTGCGTGGTACAGACGCATTGTGGAACTGTCCGAGACGGCGGCTGAGAGCAGGATGAAGCTTGAGTTCGACGCGGTCGCTCACCAGGCGTGGGTGTATTTCAATGGTACGCCGGTATGCCATCACGTCGGCGGGTTCACGCCTTTTGAGGTGGACGTGACGGATCTGGTCCGGCCGGGCAGGAACGAGATTCTGGTTGGCGTGGGCGATCAGCGGTCGTTTACGAGGGATCGGTATTGGCAGCGTGAAGCGGCGTTCGCTCCGACGGCGGCGATGTATCCCTTTTACGTCGGGATCTGGCAGGACGTTCGGCTTGTCATTCGTCCGGCGGCGGCGATCGACGACGTGTTTGTCATGCCGTCGGTTCGGGCGATGCGGCTTGACGTTGCGACGACGGTGAAGAATGAGGGGAAGGATCGCTTCGACGGGTTTTTGCGGGCGGAGGTTCTTGACGGCGAGGCGCCGGTCAAGGAGTTCGAGTCTTTGGCGGTGTCGCTCGATCCGGGCGAAGCGAAGGTGGTGACGTTCTCGGAGCCGTTCGAGCGGGCGGAGTTGTGGTGGCCGGACCATCCGAAGCTGTATCACGTGAGGACGACGCTGGAGAGGGGCGACGGCGAGGTGGATGGGCAGACGCAGCGGTTCGGGTTTCGGGAGTTCTGGATCGACGGACGATCGTTCGTTCTGAACGGGGCGAAGGTGAGGCTGTGGAACATCTGGGGACACGTTGGGGAGTACAATCGTTCGGGAGCGGCTGAGGGGCTTGAGGGGGCCAAGCGGATGTGGCGGGCGCTGAAGGAGAGCCACATCGTTTCGGCGAGGCTTCACGGCCAGCCGATGGCTCCGTGGATACTCGACGCGGCGGATGAGGAGGGCGTCCTGCTGATCGCGGAGTCGGCCCTTTACGACGGAGGGCACCAGTTTTTCGGCGAGCCGCCGTACGAGGGCGAGCCGGCGGAGGAGCTTTACCGGAAGAACGCCCGCGCGCACCTTCGCGAATGGGTTCGACGGGATCGGAATCACCCGTCGGTGGTTCTGTGGAGCAGCAGCAACGAGTTCGCGTTCTGGACGACGCCGCGGCACAAGAAGGTGACGGAGTTTCTGGTGGAGCTTCAGGACCTGATTCGGGAACTCGACCCGACGCGGCCGGTGAAGCACAGCGCGTACGGGGCGCTGGACGGGAAGGAGATGACGATCGATCTGCACTATCCGCAGGATTCCTCCGTCCCGCCGAATGGTTTTTTCTGGGCGACGCGCCAGACGGGAGGGCGGTGGTACCATGACAACGTCGCGGGCGGCATCTACTGCGAAGTCCACTGGCAGGGCGACAAGCCGCTCTGTGTTGGCGAGGACGTTCCGCGGATGGACCCGTCCATACTGATCGGCGAGCGCGCGGCGCGGGATGAGGGAGAGCGCCTGAGGGGTTTTGCGGAGATGTGGCGGATGCTGGTCAACGCCTATCGTCTGCAGGACATCGCGATGGAGAGTCCGGCGTTTTTCCATTCCGAGGGCGGGAGGATTCCGAATTCGCACCTGGCGGCGGTGAAGGACGTGTTCAAGCCGGTTGGCGTGTTTCCCAAGGAGCACCATACGCGGTTTTTTGGCGGGAGGCGCGTGGATCGGACGCTGGTGGTCTACAACGAGACTTATCGGCCGAGGGAGTTGTCGCTGGTGTGGGAGGTCGGCGAGGACGGCAAGGGGATCGGGCAGGGGGCCAAGACGGTGATTGTGGCGCCGGGCGAGATTGCGGAGATCGGTATTGGGTTTGACTCGCCCGTTGTCCCGGCGGAGACGACCGTTGTGCTGACGGCGATGCTTTGCGAAGGCGAGGACGTGGCGGATTCGCTTGAGATCGCCTATCGAATCTATCCGGTGGCGGACGCGCTTGGTCTTCCATCGGGCCGATTGGCGCTGTTCGATCCGGAGAAGGAGACGGCTGGGGTGTTCGAGAGGCTTGGCGTACCGTTCGAATCGCTCGATTCGCTTGAGGGCGTGAAGGAAGGCTGGGTTGTCGTGATCGGGCGAAACGCTCTAAGCGGGGAGTTTCCTGGTGACCTGGCCCGCTGGCTTGCGGGCTTTGTCGAGGCGGGCGGGACGGTGGTCTGTCTGGACCAGCGTGAATTTCTCCGGTGGCTGCCGGTTCGTCTTGAGCCGGCGAGAGGCTCGCGGGCCACGGCGGCGTTCATCAACGAGGCCGATCATCCGATCGTCAGTGGAATCGACGAAGACGAACTGCGGTTCTGGGCGAGCGACAACTACGTCGCCGCGACGGACCTTTTTCGGAGGCCGTCCGCCGGGCGGTTTGAGGCGGTCATCGCGGCTGGCGGCGGGTCATCGCTTACACCGCTGGTCGAGGTCCCTTACGGGCGAGGGTCGTATCTGCTTTGTCAGATGCCGCTGGTGGCGAAGATCGATTGCGAGCCCGCGTGCCGAAAGTTGCTGGCGGGGATTCTGGCATACGCGATGGAGCGAAAGGCGACGACTCCGGCGGTCTGGGACGAGCAGGATATGGTATCCTTCGCTTCGTATGAGGAGGCGGGCTATCGGCGGATCGACCTGGCTGGGCAGTGCAATCGGGACTTTCGCGAGGAGATTGCGACGGACAAGATGATGTACTCGGGCTGGGTGATCGACCGTTTGGAGACGGTGGGCGATCTTCCGTCCGGAGACGTGACGTTTGAGGGCGTTCCTTTCACCCTTGTGTCGTCGAAGGACAACAACGGGAGGAACTGCATTGCGTTGCGGTCGGCTAAGGCGTTTTACCCCTTTGTGCCAGCGCCGTACATTCAGGACAAAGCCGCGATCGACGTCGGCGGGCGTTTCTCGCACCTCTATTTCCTTCACACGCTCTCGTACAACTGGACCGCGAACGACATGGGGAGTTACGTCGTTCGCTACGTCGACGGTTGCGAGGAGGCGATTCCGCTTCAGGTCGGCTTGAACATCGAGTCGTGGCCGGCGACTCCGCCGAGAGTGATGCCCTGGGCCAAGCCGGTGTGGCGTGGGATTGTTCCGGGGCCGGAGGAGGCCACGCTCTATCTTTTCGAGTGGGCCAATCCGTTTCCGGAGAAACCGATCGCGCGGATCGAGTTTCGCCTGGCACCGTCCACGGCCATTCCGATTTTGGCGGCTGTGACAGGACGGGAGATTGCGCTCAGAGGGCGGTAGACGCCGGCGATGGCGGCCGGCATGGCGTTCTATCTCGGCTCGGGTTCGCCGGCTGCCGGGCGTTCCTGTCGGACTTCGACTTCGCCGACCATGCCGTTCATTTCGTGCGGGACACAGAAGTAGCGGTAGAGGCCTGGGACGGTGAAGGTGTGGCGGAAGGTGTCGCCCGGCTGCATGGTTCCCGAGTCGAAGGTTTCGGCGCCTTCGGGCAGTTGGACGTGGTCTTGCGGGCGGATGGCCTGAGCGGGATCGGCGGTGACGGTGTGCGGGATGTCGGAGGTGTTTTTCCAGAGGACGGTCTGGCCGGCGTCGATGGCGATTCGTTTTGGAATGAATTCGAGCTGGTTGGTCATGCCGACTTCGGGCGCGGCGGGCGTGGTGGCCGGCGAGGGCTCCGCGGCTTCGCCTTCGTCGATGGGCGCGGCTTGCGCGGCCGGTCCGAAGCCGAGCAGCGGGCCCGAGTGCGAGTCGAAGAGCATGAGGATTCCCAGCCACACCTGGACTGCGGCTGCGATGAGCAGCAGGGCCAGGAAGACGGCGACGACGGAGCGGTGGCGTTTGAGGTAGTTGGCGACGAAGATCAGGATGAAGGTCAGGACGATGACGCTGACGCCGACGATGGCGTGCAGCAGGAGTCGCAGGTGCGAGGGCTCGAAGAGCTCTTGCCAGTTGTGTTCGAGGGCGTCGACGCTGATCGCGTCGGTCACCGCCCAGATTCCGGCCAGGGCGGTCAGCAGTCCGGCGACCAGGGCAGCCAGCCAGTATCGCCAGGGCCGTGCGATCGGGACTTGCGGTTCGGCGCTGCCGTGTGGCGGTTCGCCCGGCGGGGCGACCTCGTAGCCTCGCTGTTGGATTTCGGCGGTTGCCTGGGTGGCGACGCGCCATGAGACCGCCAGCGATCCGACCGCGATGGCGAGGAGCAGGCCGGCCAGTGTCAGGTGAAGCTGAAGCGACGAGATATAGTATTCGATGCCGGTGGTTTGCGGCGTGGCGGCGTCGGCGGTCTGGTCGAGGGCGGCGACGCCCGTGCCGTAGCGGTAGACCATTTCGCCGCCGTGCCAGGCTCCGACGGTCATCAGAGCCAGCGCGACCAGGAGGGCGATGGTCATGGGCCAGTAGGCCCGTTGCCGCCATTCGCGGTTGCCGCCAACCCACAGGACGATCACCACGAGGAAGATCACCGCGGCGATGCTGTTGAACAGGATGTGGTCGCTGATCAGCTCCCACTGGGCATCGTTCCAGGTGCTCTGTTGGACCACCGCCGACCAGTCCATACCGAGGGTCAGCGGTCCGCGAACGACCTCATCGCGGAAGGCGTAGAGACCGGTGGTAGCGGCCGGGACGGCCAGGAGGGCGCCGAGCAGGACCATCCAGCGTCCCGCTCCGCGAAAGCCCTCCCGGGTCCCGATCAGTCCGAGCCACTCGATGATGATTCCCGTCGTCAGCAGGGCGATGGGAAAGTGGAGCACGATGACGTGCCAGTTCGGATGGATGAACTCGTTGGTCATGGCGATCCTCTTGCCAGGCCCCGGACGACAGGGGCGTTCAGTCTCTGACTTCCACTTCGCCGATCATACCGGTCGTTTCGTGCGGAATGGAGAAGTACCGATAAAGGCCGGGGACGGTGAAGGTATAGCGGTAGGTCTGACCCGGTTGGATGGTTCCGGAGTCGAAAGGCACGGCCCCTTCGGGCAGTCTGACGTGCGCCCGATCAACGGCCCTTTCGGGCATGGCGGTCACGGTGTGGACGACGTCGGAGGCGTTTTTCCACTCCACGGTCTGTCCTCTGTCGATGGTGAGCCTTTCCGGGACAAACCTGAGGTTGTCGGTCATTTTGACCGTGACCATGGTTTCGAGGACTTCGCCGTTTCCGTCGGTCACGGCGCCGTTATCGCTCCACCTTTCGCACCAACTGCATCCGGCCAGCCCCACGACCGCCATCAGCGCAAACCCCCAGAACATTCGATGCATGATACACCTCCCTCGATTGGAACTGAGTACCCCCTGATTGAGAACGAAAGAGAACTCCACGGGCCGTATTGTACCTCGGAAGTGCGTCGTGTCAAAAGCAAAACCCGGCGGGCGCATCGTTGTTGGCGGGCCCGTCGATGGAAGGGCATGAGTCGCAAGGGGAACGGATGGCCCAGGCGGAAAAGACTCGCGCAAGAAAGCGCCTCCGACCGGTCGGCCGGAGGCGCTTGGGACATTGGCACAGGCGCCGCGGTGCGCCGAGGTGCGCGGGCTAGAGGCCCAGGCCGTAGTTGTTCTCGGCGATGTCGCGATCATCGCCGTCGACGTCGCCGTCGCCGTCCATGTCGCCGTCGTCGCGATAGGCGCCGGAGGCGGTTGGGATGTTGGCGTCAATGATGGCCAGGTCGTCGTCATCGACGTCCAGGTCGCCGTCGACGTCGCCGGCCAGGACGATGGAGACCTGGGTGGAGAACTTGGTGGGCTGGGGACCGGCGCTCTGGTAGGTCAACTCCATGAAGTAGGCGGTCCAGCCTTCCGTCGGATAAGGCACCTCGCTGAAGAACATGCCGTAGCCCCAGTAGTCGGCG encodes:
- a CDS encoding type II secretion system protein produces the protein MRSRSFTLIELLVVIAIISVLVSLLLPALSRARDAARQVVCENNLRTMGMGLRYYAEDYEDAVMPWRIIRSSPASGDPYGNSECWYPRLAGYVKDGNWWDVDPGTDPSVCPSWPSNRSYAMNRYSGQCYDTGESDGSCPWPGKVSGLLCPSETLYLADGNPLRNGSNWRWACYEAHEWNLLDRVDDLRHPSGAGMLYVDGHVSVNHEGVTRFDAALWHFLRN
- a CDS encoding helix-turn-helix domain-containing protein gives rise to the protein MDFSITSDLPVHREEQFRTPSGPERAVGLWVDRIGASFNDYGRKRLRILGQFAAVRVDAGQGDFFSPATGPLPVHAGQAIILFPDEPHLYMPRNRWQTRWVVWNGPEAHNLLQLGYLAKDRAVIDDPLAAVADAHRRLQPNIHREDLAEILDRKNTILHMVLALFRSSRRSDQANAGPERIEPILAFLADHCADQTAIDELARHFNLSPPTLRRLFKTHTGRSPREFVTSLRISRAKELLAQGRPIKEVAATVGYDDQFYFMKVFKKTTGVPPGKFAFMTR
- a CDS encoding LacI family transcriptional regulator, with the protein product MISRARLIDVARECGVSKATVSRILNDPGERDPFNKVTRRRVVETARRLGYQPSHRARAFARGRSEAIGVLYGGALPTVGHVYESFFASFVEEVHRRACHLAFLPARYAMEDWDRLVLPERVDALVAVEAVDPECVVRAERAGLPLVTCNADPSAEHDSVVFDDYQGACLATQHLLDLGHRDIRFWLVDSGHYSVEQRCRGFADTMARAGVDVGGERVFRTENTQALPFVERCLACRPRPTGLLVYNHYQAVEVLKVLHGRGVRVPREMSVVTFNDAYPCEHVIPPLTTVHLPFDRMGRIAAEMVFRKIDDRDSRCERVVLPERLVVRESSAAASAVRSEEASDEE
- a CDS encoding substrate-binding domain-containing protein yields the protein MSQSGPEHKAEHHDRSPTKYQQVKHWILARIERGEFTPDKPLPAEHLLMEIHSVSRGTIRQAMFELQHEGKIRRTPGRGTFILDQHAAPKTVASFHWSVLCRYRHDHGDFALAGLEEAAVAAGARVTVEYVGDDPRHAREAVKRILDRKPAGAIVEPLPYEPDAHQVYQPLFEINLPVVQFSQPLDHLDGPIVVLNHRLAARQIAQHLVDLGHRRIAYISSPRYWTVDQQVEGLCEFLNEAGIEPNEQWFRFETEFTDRRGFDAMRQLLALPKPPTAVVALNAVVAANAYRAIRSAGLAIPKDISVVAVTGENQHLPEALDPPLTVWCPWTCSQRLGRTAGELLGQLVQNHRPATPQVLIDPAPLPRGSVALAP